In Geobacillus kaustophilus, a genomic segment contains:
- a CDS encoding YtzH-like family protein, translated as MPLDYNHQLTVLRDILSEHQLDCCGTVSECEQIERLVKSLLANDEVNSQVKQILPHIYAYGQGGKYSADLNAHISAHQSQLADWVNELA; from the coding sequence ATGCCGCTCGACTACAACCATCAATTGACCGTGCTCCGCGACATTTTATCCGAACATCAGCTCGATTGCTGCGGGACGGTGTCCGAATGCGAACAAATTGAACGGCTTGTCAAGTCGCTGCTCGCCAACGATGAGGTGAATAGCCAAGTCAAGCAAATACTCCCTCATATTTACGCTTACGGCCAAGGCGGGAAATACAGCGCTGACTTAAACGCTCATATTTCCGCTCACCAAAGCCAGCTCGCCGATTGGGTGAACGAGCTGGCTTGA
- a CDS encoding DUF1444 domain-containing protein, whose amino-acid sequence MNSRQMYEKIKEHLVAHPHWTFRFDAKQDAMRVEDRRTKKGVTILLPGVIAKWHEQKDEAVREVVYYVEETLKTMEEDAALSGNEWNIYPVIRSASFPTETREGVPLLYDDHTAETRIYYALDLGKTYRLIDERMLEKEQWSRERVKEIARFNVRSLPTPVKEDRVADNVFYFVNTNDGYDASRILNDAFLADMRARVEGTMAAAVPHQDVLIIADVRNDIGYDVLAQMTMSFFAGGRVPITALSFLYENGKLEPIFILGKKRIT is encoded by the coding sequence ATGAACAGCCGGCAAATGTATGAGAAGATTAAAGAGCATCTCGTCGCCCATCCGCACTGGACGTTTCGCTTTGACGCCAAGCAAGACGCGATGCGCGTGGAAGACCGGCGCACGAAAAAAGGCGTGACGATCTTGTTGCCTGGCGTGATCGCGAAATGGCACGAACAAAAAGACGAAGCGGTGCGCGAAGTTGTTTATTATGTGGAGGAAACGTTGAAAACGATGGAGGAAGACGCGGCGCTTTCCGGAAACGAGTGGAACATTTATCCCGTCATTCGCTCGGCGTCGTTTCCGACGGAGACGAGAGAGGGCGTTCCGTTGTTGTACGATGATCATACAGCCGAAACGCGCATTTACTACGCGCTTGATCTAGGCAAAACGTATCGACTGATTGACGAGCGGATGCTCGAGAAAGAACAATGGAGCCGCGAGCGGGTGAAGGAAATCGCCCGCTTCAACGTTCGGTCGCTGCCGACGCCGGTAAAAGAGGACCGGGTGGCGGACAACGTGTTTTATTTTGTGAACACAAATGACGGGTATGATGCCAGCCGCATCTTAAACGATGCTTTTTTGGCCGATATGCGGGCGCGCGTGGAAGGAACGATGGCCGCCGCTGTTCCGCATCAAGATGTGCTCATCATCGCTGATGTGCGCAACGACATCGGCTATGATGTGCTCGCGCAAATGACGATGAGCTTTTTTGCCGGCGGCCGCGTGCCGATCACGGCGCTGTCGTTTTTATACGAAAACGGGAAACTTGAACCAATTTTCATTTTAGGAAAAAAACGGATAACGTAG
- the pulA gene encoding type I pullulanase: protein MLHISRTFAAYLDEMNQIAVLAPKSLPLDGMALFTLVAPSGEEIPLSVQQVEDLGETVKYVCRFASVFEFGATYWVRSLSGDETDVQIGAVVRTPAFDDQFFYDGPLGVDYSKEKTIFRVWAPTAAAVNVKLVSADSSGIRCVPLERGERGVWSAAVPGDWERARYTYIACINRVWREAVDPYATAVSINGEFGVVIDWEKTKLAPPSSPLPPLCSPTDAIIYELSIRDFTSHPDSGAVHKGKYLGLAEKDTRGPNGTATGLSYLKELGVTHVQLMPFMDFAGVDERDPQAAYNWGYNPLHLYAPEGSYATDPADPYARIVELKQAIRTLHENGLRVVMDAVYNHVYDREQSPLEKLVPGYYFRCDAYGQPANGTGVGNDIASERRMARRWIVDSVVFWAKEYGIDGFRFDLMGVHDIETMKAVRDALDAIDPSILVYGEGWDLPTPLPSEQKATMANAKQLPRLAYFNDRFRDAVKGSTFHLLDRGFALGNTGGREQVKLAIAGSLRALGGLFCHPRQSINYVECHDNHTFWDKMEAANNDEPEWLRRKRQKLATAIVLLAQGIPFLHSGQEFYRTKGGDGNSYRSPDAVNQLDWGRKSRYEDDVRYVQGLIALRRAHGAFRLATEAEVLRHLTFLEPLPPSVIAYRLHDVSAYGPWDEIIVIHHNEEKQEDIHLPDEREWDIVCDGQRSGTAPFHRVSGRLELDGIGTWVLVQPAG from the coding sequence ATGCTTCACATCAGCCGAACGTTTGCCGCCTATTTGGACGAGATGAACCAAATCGCTGTGCTTGCGCCGAAATCGCTCCCCCTTGATGGGATGGCGCTGTTTACGCTTGTGGCACCGAGCGGCGAGGAGATTCCGCTTTCCGTGCAGCAAGTCGAGGATTTAGGGGAGACGGTGAAATATGTGTGCCGGTTTGCATCCGTGTTCGAGTTTGGGGCGACGTATTGGGTGCGCTCCCTCTCCGGGGACGAAACCGATGTTCAAATCGGCGCCGTTGTGCGCACCCCGGCGTTTGATGATCAGTTTTTCTATGATGGGCCGTTAGGGGTCGATTATTCGAAAGAGAAGACGATCTTTCGCGTTTGGGCGCCGACCGCCGCCGCGGTCAACGTCAAACTTGTTTCCGCAGACAGCAGTGGAATCCGCTGCGTACCGCTTGAGCGTGGGGAGCGCGGCGTATGGTCAGCGGCCGTCCCTGGCGATTGGGAGCGGGCGCGTTACACGTATATCGCTTGCATCAACCGCGTATGGCGCGAGGCGGTGGACCCGTATGCGACCGCCGTTTCGATCAATGGCGAGTTCGGCGTCGTGATCGACTGGGAGAAAACGAAGCTGGCGCCGCCCTCTTCGCCGCTTCCGCCGCTCTGTTCGCCGACGGATGCCATCATTTATGAGCTGAGCATCCGCGACTTTACAAGCCATCCGGACAGCGGCGCCGTCCATAAAGGAAAGTATCTCGGATTGGCCGAAAAGGATACGCGCGGGCCGAACGGGACGGCCACCGGGCTTTCGTATTTAAAAGAATTGGGCGTCACCCATGTGCAGCTCATGCCGTTTATGGACTTTGCTGGCGTCGATGAGCGCGACCCGCAAGCGGCATACAACTGGGGATACAATCCCCTTCACCTATATGCGCCGGAAGGGAGTTATGCGACCGATCCAGCGGATCCATACGCACGCATTGTGGAATTGAAGCAGGCGATCCGCACGTTGCATGAAAACGGATTGCGTGTTGTGATGGATGCGGTCTACAACCATGTCTACGACCGGGAGCAATCGCCGCTTGAGAAGCTCGTTCCCGGCTATTACTTCCGCTGCGACGCCTATGGCCAGCCGGCCAACGGCACCGGCGTCGGCAACGACATCGCTTCGGAGCGGCGGATGGCGCGCCGCTGGATCGTCGATTCGGTTGTGTTTTGGGCGAAAGAATACGGCATTGACGGGTTCCGCTTTGATTTGATGGGCGTGCACGATATCGAGACGATGAAGGCGGTGCGCGATGCCCTCGACGCCATCGATCCGTCGATCCTTGTGTATGGGGAAGGTTGGGATTTGCCGACGCCGCTTCCTTCGGAACAAAAGGCGACGATGGCCAACGCCAAGCAGCTACCGCGCTTGGCTTATTTCAATGACCGGTTTCGCGATGCGGTGAAAGGGAGCACCTTTCATTTGCTCGATCGGGGGTTCGCCCTCGGCAACACAGGCGGGCGAGAACAGGTGAAGCTCGCCATTGCCGGGAGCTTGCGGGCGCTCGGCGGGCTGTTTTGCCATCCGCGTCAGTCGATCAATTACGTCGAATGCCATGACAACCATACGTTTTGGGATAAGATGGAGGCGGCCAACAATGATGAGCCGGAATGGCTCCGGCGGAAGCGGCAAAAACTGGCGACGGCGATCGTTCTGTTGGCGCAAGGCATTCCGTTTTTGCACAGCGGCCAAGAGTTTTATCGGACGAAAGGCGGCGATGGGAACAGCTATCGGTCGCCGGATGCGGTCAATCAGCTCGATTGGGGGCGGAAAAGCCGCTATGAAGACGACGTTCGCTACGTTCAAGGATTGATCGCCCTCCGCCGCGCGCATGGCGCATTTCGCCTCGCGACGGAAGCGGAAGTGCTGCGCCACTTGACGTTTCTTGAGCCGCTTCCGCCGTCGGTCATCGCCTACCGATTGCATGATGTCTCCGCATATGGGCCATGGGATGAGATCATCGTCATTCATCATAATGAAGAAAAACAAGAGGACATCCACCTTCCAGACGAACGGGAATGGGACATCGTATGCGACGGGCAGCGGAGCGGAACGGCGCCGTTTCACCGAGTGAGCGGCAGGCTTGAGCTTGACGGCATCGGCACATGGGTGCTCGTCCAGCCTGCGGGGTAA
- a CDS encoding PepSY domain-containing protein, whose amino-acid sequence MAWKQWLVSAAVGAAVVYAIRSASKPPLLAPEKALAMAKAALGGSRAIRGSWIQSAPERYEKDGLTYTVYRGGVCRHDRDDEFFVNAYTGAIIEIRPL is encoded by the coding sequence ATGGCTTGGAAACAGTGGCTCGTCTCCGCCGCTGTCGGTGCGGCCGTCGTCTATGCCATCCGCTCCGCTTCCAAACCGCCGCTTCTTGCCCCGGAAAAAGCGTTGGCGATGGCGAAAGCCGCGCTCGGCGGTTCGCGCGCCATCCGCGGTTCCTGGATTCAGTCCGCCCCGGAGCGGTACGAGAAAGACGGCCTGACGTACACCGTGTACCGCGGCGGCGTCTGCCGCCACGACAGAGATGACGAGTTTTTCGTGAATGCCTACACCGGCGCCATCATCGAGATCAGGCCGTTATAG
- a CDS encoding M42 family metallopeptidase — protein sequence MNEDTLQLFQTLTELPGAPGYEHPVRQFMRKELAKYADDIVQDRLGSLFGVKRGDEAGPTVMVAGHMDEVGFMVTAITDHGMIRFQPLGGWWDQVLVAQRVQIITNDGPVIGVVGSIPPHLLDEEQRKKPMEIKNMLIDIGAESREDAERVGIRPGQPIVPVSPFTPLANGKTVMAKAWDNRFGCGLAIELLKELNGETVPNVLYAGATVQEEVGLRGAQTAASMIDPDIFFALEASPANDMSGDKQAFGHIGKGALIRLYDRTMITHRGMREFVLDTAETIGVPYQLFISPGGGTDAGRVHIANRGVPSAVIGICARYIHTHASIIHVDDYAAAKQLIVELVKRCDRTTVETIRQSS from the coding sequence ATGAATGAGGACACGCTGCAATTATTCCAAACGTTGACCGAGCTTCCGGGAGCGCCGGGCTATGAGCACCCGGTGCGGCAGTTTATGCGCAAAGAGCTCGCGAAATACGCCGATGACATTGTGCAAGACCGCCTCGGCAGCCTTTTCGGCGTCAAACGCGGTGATGAGGCGGGCCCGACGGTGATGGTCGCCGGACATATGGATGAAGTCGGATTTATGGTGACAGCGATCACGGATCATGGCATGATTCGTTTCCAGCCGCTCGGAGGCTGGTGGGATCAAGTGCTCGTCGCCCAGCGCGTGCAAATCATCACGAACGACGGGCCGGTCATCGGCGTCGTCGGTTCGATCCCGCCGCATTTGCTTGATGAGGAGCAGCGCAAGAAACCGATGGAGATCAAGAACATGTTGATTGACATCGGAGCGGAAAGCCGTGAAGATGCCGAACGGGTCGGCATTCGCCCGGGCCAGCCGATCGTGCCGGTCAGCCCGTTCACCCCGCTCGCCAACGGAAAAACCGTGATGGCAAAAGCGTGGGACAATCGGTTTGGATGCGGGTTGGCGATCGAGCTGTTAAAAGAGCTGAACGGCGAAACGGTGCCGAACGTCTTGTACGCCGGGGCGACCGTGCAGGAGGAGGTCGGGCTGCGCGGGGCCCAGACGGCGGCTTCGATGATTGATCCGGACATCTTTTTTGCCCTGGAAGCAAGCCCGGCCAACGACATGTCCGGCGACAAGCAGGCGTTCGGCCATATCGGCAAAGGGGCGCTCATCCGCTTGTACGACCGGACGATGATTACGCACCGCGGCATGCGCGAATTTGTGCTTGATACGGCGGAAACAATCGGCGTGCCGTACCAGCTTTTCATTTCCCCAGGCGGAGGGACGGACGCTGGGAGGGTCCATATCGCCAACCGCGGCGTGCCGTCGGCGGTGATCGGCATTTGCGCCCGCTACATTCATACGCATGCGTCGATCATCCATGTCGACGATTACGCGGCGGCGAAACAATTGATCGTTGAGCTCGTCAAACGGTGCGATCGGACGACGGTCGAGACGATTCGCCAAAGCAGCTGA
- the ytpR gene encoding YtpR family tRNA-binding protein codes for MNVFYNREGVGDVLLVSLKPAADEERTFVRQGDVVRIMSERTGETVGYNIFSASSYYPFSGNGPLEVNEELVGVINDILAKNGFDEPIEADLSPKFVVGYVKEKTKHPNADKLSVCQVDVGDEVLQIVCGAPNVAEGQKVVVAKIGAVMPNGLVIQESELRGVASRGMICSARELGLPNAPQEKGILVLSDEYEVGQPFVF; via the coding sequence ATGAACGTGTTTTACAACCGAGAAGGGGTCGGCGACGTGCTGCTTGTATCGCTGAAACCGGCGGCGGATGAGGAACGGACGTTTGTCAGACAAGGCGATGTCGTCCGCATCATGTCCGAACGGACGGGCGAGACGGTCGGCTATAACATTTTTTCCGCGTCTTCGTACTATCCGTTTTCCGGCAACGGTCCGCTCGAAGTGAATGAGGAGCTCGTCGGCGTCATCAACGACATCTTGGCGAAAAACGGCTTTGACGAACCGATCGAAGCGGACTTGTCGCCCAAGTTTGTCGTCGGATATGTGAAAGAGAAAACGAAGCATCCGAATGCCGATAAATTGAGCGTCTGCCAAGTCGATGTCGGTGATGAGGTGCTGCAAATCGTCTGCGGAGCGCCGAATGTCGCCGAAGGGCAAAAAGTCGTCGTCGCCAAAATCGGCGCCGTGATGCCAAACGGCCTCGTCATTCAAGAAAGCGAGCTGCGCGGCGTCGCCTCACGCGGCATGATTTGTTCGGCGCGCGAGCTCGGGCTGCCGAACGCCCCGCAGGAGAAAGGAATTCTTGTGTTATCCGACGAGTATGAGGTCGGCCAGCCGTTCGTCTTTTGA
- a CDS encoding phosphotransferase family protein: MEQLLGKEWEITPAGGATGDAYFAEYEGKKLFLKRNSSPFLAVLSAEGIVPKLVWTKRLENGDVFTAQQWLNGRELKPWEMGSEQVAALLRKIHRSKELVTMLKRLGKSPLRAKKMLALLAEQQRRHPAGGSVVCQALDWLEQHVSSLSDDEHVVCHCDINHNNWLLADDGTLYLIDWDGAVIADPAIDIGMLLHLYIPRAQWKAWLDQYGWAWSEELALRLKWYTIAHTLHSLFWPKGKDGQKEKEQSLRLLERVITEH, encoded by the coding sequence TTGGAACAGTTACTAGGTAAGGAGTGGGAGATCACTCCCGCTGGCGGCGCTACAGGGGATGCGTATTTTGCTGAATATGAAGGTAAGAAATTGTTTTTAAAGCGGAATTCTTCTCCGTTTCTTGCTGTATTGTCGGCCGAGGGCATCGTCCCGAAGCTTGTATGGACGAAGCGGCTCGAAAACGGCGATGTATTTACGGCCCAGCAATGGCTGAACGGCCGGGAGCTGAAGCCGTGGGAGATGGGAAGCGAGCAAGTGGCGGCGCTTTTGCGGAAAATCCATCGCTCCAAGGAGCTTGTGACGATGCTGAAGCGGCTTGGCAAATCTCCGTTGCGCGCGAAGAAGATGCTCGCTCTGCTTGCTGAGCAACAGCGGCGCCATCCGGCCGGCGGTTCTGTCGTCTGTCAGGCGCTTGACTGGCTTGAACAGCATGTTTCGTCATTGTCGGATGACGAGCACGTTGTCTGCCACTGTGACATCAATCATAACAATTGGCTGCTTGCCGACGATGGGACGTTGTACTTGATCGATTGGGACGGGGCGGTGATCGCCGATCCAGCGATCGACATCGGCATGCTGCTTCATCTGTACATTCCGCGCGCCCAGTGGAAGGCGTGGCTCGACCAGTACGGATGGGCATGGAGCGAAGAGCTTGCCCTCCGCCTAAAGTGGTATACGATCGCTCATACGCTGCACTCGTTGTTTTGGCCGAAAGGGAAGGACGGCCAAAAAGAAAAGGAGCAGTCGCTTCGGTTATTGGAACGGGTCATCACCGAGCACTGA
- a CDS encoding glucanohydrolase codes for MGQLVKLTDCISRYETDVYYYVPEFIRLKQRQWEQAKARWQAERTAEASGWLETGEAWDVWLDKPSWWERLTKRWRRRAALTEEETFSLAPMARPAATLEELKQQFLDELFELQLKWASSTMMYVSSFDENVYSDETLKYFLQRFPDTHLCFYRPVAMVGKAPVELETMMLTPSALWCIAFVEGSPDNIVMASTDRFWVERAGTNETRLVNPVVSLRRTEQIVSEIFRKHGLDWPIHLVLLNRSGYIDSGGLFPFIRYIDKRNYDEWFSRLRRSALPLRHGQLKAAEALLRHCASFYDRRNDGNMSGEEGQQ; via the coding sequence ATGGGTCAGCTCGTTAAGCTTACGGACTGCATTTCCCGTTATGAAACGGACGTGTACTATTATGTACCGGAATTCATCCGGCTGAAGCAACGGCAATGGGAACAGGCAAAAGCGCGGTGGCAAGCCGAACGGACGGCTGAGGCCAGCGGATGGCTTGAAACGGGCGAGGCGTGGGATGTTTGGCTTGACAAACCGTCATGGTGGGAGCGGCTGACGAAACGATGGCGCCGCCGTGCCGCGCTTACGGAAGAAGAGACGTTTTCTCTTGCGCCGATGGCCCGTCCGGCGGCTACTCTGGAGGAATTGAAACAGCAGTTTTTGGATGAGTTGTTCGAGTTGCAGCTGAAATGGGCGAGTTCGACGATGATGTACGTTTCCTCTTTCGATGAGAACGTGTATAGCGATGAGACGTTGAAATATTTTTTGCAGCGGTTTCCGGATACGCATTTATGCTTTTACCGGCCGGTCGCGATGGTCGGCAAGGCGCCGGTGGAGCTGGAGACGATGATGTTGACGCCATCTGCGCTCTGGTGCATTGCCTTCGTCGAAGGAAGTCCGGACAACATCGTCATGGCGTCAACCGACCGGTTTTGGGTGGAACGGGCCGGAACGAACGAAACGAGGCTGGTCAACCCAGTCGTGTCGCTGCGGCGGACGGAACAGATCGTTTCGGAGATTTTTCGCAAGCATGGGCTCGATTGGCCGATCCATCTCGTGCTGTTAAACCGCTCCGGCTACATTGACAGCGGCGGCCTTTTTCCGTTTATCCGCTATATTGATAAGCGAAATTATGACGAGTGGTTTTCCCGCCTGCGCCGCTCAGCTCTCCCGCTTCGGCACGGGCAGCTGAAAGCGGCTGAGGCGCTGCTTCGCCATTGCGCCAGCTTTTACGACCGCCGCAATGACGGGAATATGAGCGGCGAGGAAGGGCAACAATAG
- the trmB gene encoding tRNA (guanosine(46)-N7)-methyltransferase TrmB, with translation MRLRNKPWAKDKIAAYPQYVIPDPETKRGRWRELFGNDRPIHVEIGTGKGKFITEMGRLHSDVNFIGIELYPSVLVSALDKLIESELSNVKLLNANAKDLTAFFADGEVSRIYLNFSDPWPKKRHEKRRLTHRGFLALYDRILAEDGDVHLKTDNQSFFEYSLVSLSQYGFVLASVQLDLHQSGITDNVMTEYEEKFSAKGNRIYRCEAVRPPRRSS, from the coding sequence ATGCGTTTGCGCAACAAACCGTGGGCGAAAGACAAAATCGCCGCCTATCCGCAATATGTCATCCCCGATCCCGAAACAAAGCGCGGGCGATGGCGCGAACTGTTTGGCAACGACCGGCCGATCCATGTTGAGATCGGGACGGGGAAAGGGAAATTTATCACCGAAATGGGGCGTCTCCATTCGGATGTTAATTTTATCGGCATCGAGCTGTACCCAAGTGTGCTGGTGTCGGCGCTTGACAAACTGATCGAAAGCGAGCTCTCGAACGTCAAGCTGTTGAACGCCAACGCGAAAGATCTCACCGCGTTTTTTGCCGACGGAGAAGTGTCGCGCATTTATTTGAACTTTTCCGACCCATGGCCGAAAAAGCGGCACGAAAAGCGGCGGCTGACGCATCGGGGCTTTTTGGCGCTCTATGACCGCATTTTGGCGGAAGACGGAGATGTCCATTTGAAAACGGACAATCAATCGTTTTTCGAATACTCGCTTGTCAGTTTGTCGCAATATGGGTTTGTGCTCGCATCGGTCCAGCTCGATTTGCATCAAAGCGGCATCACGGACAATGTCATGACGGAGTATGAAGAAAAATTTTCCGCCAAAGGAAACCGCATTTACCGCTGCGAGGCGGTGCGTCCGCCGCGGCGGTCGTCATAG
- a CDS encoding YtnP family quorum-quenching lactonase, with translation MEQLRIGQVTLTWLRGGVTHLDGGAMFGVVPKPLWSKKYPPNDNNQIELRTDPILVETGGARLLIESGIGNGKLTDKQKRNFGVTEESALDESLAELGLTRRDIDIVLMTHLHFDHACGLTVWKDGRLAPAFPRAKVIVSDVEWEEMRNPNIRSRNTYWKENWEPIADQVVPFTKEIEVVSGIRLIHTGGHSAGHAIVLIESDGEMAIHLGDLLGTHAHQNVLWVMAYDDYPMDSIFAKQRWLPYGIERNAWFTFYHDAYYRAVKWREDGTMAAAVKRERPAL, from the coding sequence ATGGAACAGTTGCGAATTGGACAAGTCACCTTGACATGGCTTCGGGGCGGCGTCACCCATCTGGACGGCGGAGCGATGTTCGGCGTTGTGCCAAAGCCGCTTTGGTCCAAGAAATATCCACCGAACGACAACAATCAAATCGAGCTGCGCACCGATCCGATTTTGGTCGAGACCGGCGGCGCAAGGCTGCTCATTGAATCCGGCATCGGAAACGGCAAGCTGACCGACAAGCAAAAGCGCAACTTCGGCGTCACGGAAGAATCGGCGCTCGATGAATCGCTCGCCGAGCTCGGGCTGACGAGGCGCGACATCGACATTGTCCTCATGACCCACTTGCATTTTGACCATGCGTGCGGATTGACCGTTTGGAAAGACGGACGGCTTGCGCCGGCGTTTCCGCGCGCCAAGGTCATCGTGTCGGATGTCGAGTGGGAGGAAATGCGAAATCCGAACATTCGCTCGCGCAATACGTATTGGAAAGAAAATTGGGAGCCGATCGCGGATCAAGTTGTTCCGTTTACGAAAGAAATCGAGGTCGTCTCCGGCATTCGCTTGATACATACCGGCGGGCATAGCGCCGGGCATGCGATCGTGCTCATCGAATCAGACGGGGAGATGGCCATTCACCTTGGCGATTTGCTTGGCACGCACGCCCATCAAAACGTCCTATGGGTGATGGCGTACGACGATTACCCGATGGATTCGATTTTTGCCAAACAGCGATGGCTCCCTTACGGCATAGAAAGAAACGCGTGGTTTACGTTTTATCACGACGCCTATTACCGGGCGGTCAAATGGCGGGAGGATGGGACGATGGCCGCCGCCGTGAAGCGGGAGCGGCCTGCGCTATAA
- a CDS encoding DUF84 family protein, producing the protein MKTIAVGTNNEAKVAAVRAVLGEREYRIVSLEVPSGVSAQPLSDEETRLGAIGRAKRALEAAEADIGIGLEGGVMKIDGRWWLCNWGALADRNGVVVAAAGARLVLPPDIGAGIEEGRELGDVMEAYTGRRNIRRKEGAVGVLTNGRVDRSAMFSHIIELLAGQYEFFCQNGSFKV; encoded by the coding sequence ATGAAAACGATTGCGGTCGGAACGAACAACGAAGCGAAAGTCGCCGCCGTTCGGGCGGTGTTAGGGGAAAGGGAATACCGCATTGTATCGCTTGAGGTGCCATCAGGCGTTTCCGCCCAGCCGCTGTCTGATGAGGAGACGCGGCTTGGCGCCATCGGGCGCGCCAAACGGGCGCTCGAAGCGGCGGAGGCGGACATCGGCATCGGATTGGAAGGCGGCGTGATGAAGATCGATGGGCGATGGTGGCTGTGCAACTGGGGGGCGCTCGCCGACCGAAACGGCGTGGTGGTGGCCGCCGCCGGCGCGCGCCTCGTGTTGCCGCCTGATATCGGCGCTGGCATTGAGGAGGGGCGCGAACTCGGCGACGTGATGGAAGCGTACACTGGACGGCGGAACATCCGCAGGAAAGAAGGGGCAGTCGGCGTGTTGACGAACGGGCGCGTCGACCGTTCGGCGATGTTTTCCCACATCATCGAGCTTTTGGCCGGCCAATATGAATTTTTTTGTCAAAATGGGTCGTTCAAGGTATGA